The genomic DNA GCGGACCACGCTGGGGCACGTCAGCGTGGCCTATTACGAACTGGCGGAGGACCGCTGGTGGGGGCGGGTGTGGTCAGAGGACATCGACCCTGAGGTCGTCGTGCAGCTCCGCAGGGGTGTTCCGGTGGACGCGCCCGATCTGGCGCGGGCGGCGGCGTCCAGTGAGGCGGTCTTCGTGGACGCCTGGGACGCCGAGGCCAACGCCCTGCCCAGCGCCGTGGAGTACGGGGCGGCGGCCTTTGTGCCTGTCGTGACCGGGGGTGAGGTCCGGTCGCTGCTCGCGGTGGGGACCCTCGTCGCCCGGCGTTGGACCGAGCACGAACGCGCCGTGATGCGGGCGGTGGGCCGCAGCTTTCAGCTCGCCCTGGAGCGTGCCGGGGCGACCGCCCTGCTGGAGCGACAGAACGGCGAACTCGCGGCCCGGACCCGCGCCCTGGAGGGCTTCGCGCACCTCACGGGCGACCTCGCCGCGCAGGGTGATCCCCGGCTGTTCGTGCGCCGCGCCCAGGAGGTGATCCTCTCGCTGCTGCCGCCCGGCTACGCGCTGTATTACGAGCGCGAGGGCGAGCGCTGGCGCAACCGGGTGCAGGTCGGGGACGTGGGGAATGCCGAACTCCAGGCTTTTATCGACGCCGGACCGCGGGTGGGCGTGACCCCCAGCGTGGACGTGCCCTGGGAAACCCGGCGCCCCTACTATCAGGACGCCTACGCGCGGGGCAGCGACACTCCCGAGGAGATCGTGCAGCACGTCAGCACCGTCGCCTCGCTGCCGGTGCTTCGCCGGGGCGAAGTGGTGGGGGTCCTCATCGCCGTGATTTTCGAGGGGCGGCCCTGGAACGCCACCGACCGCACCGTGCTGGAAACGGTCGTGAGCAGCCTGGGCCTCGCGCTGGAGCGGGCCGAGAGTGTCGCCCTGCTGGCCGAGCGCACCGCCGAACTGGAGCAGACCAACGCCGAACTGGAACGCAGCAACGCCGAACTCGAACAGTTCGCCTACGTCGCCTCGCACGACCTGCAAGCGCCCATCCGGGCGATGACCAGCTTCGCCGGGCTGACCCAGCGCCGTTACGGGGACCGGCTCGACGACCGGGGCCGGATGTACCTCGCCCAGATCGTGGAAAGCGGCGAGCACATGAAGCGCCTCGTGGACGACCTCCTGACCTTTTCGCGGGTCCACACCACCCAGCGCGAGCCGGAGACGGTCGACAGCGGCGCCGTCTTCGACGCGGTGCGCCGCCGCCTGGAACGGGGGGCCGACCTCGCGGGCGCCCGCCTGACCCGTGACCCGCTGCCCCGCGTGCTGGCCGACCCGCAGCAGCTCGACCAGCTCCTCCAGAACCTGATCTCCAACGGCGTGAAGTACCGCCGCGAGGGCGTTCTCCCCGAAGTCCACGTCCGGGCCGAGCGCGAGGGCGACTTCTGGCGCTTCGCGGTGCGCGACAACGGGATCGGGATCGAGCCTCAGTACTTCGGGCGCATCTTCGAGATTTTCCAGCGCCTGCACGGCCGCGAGCAGTATGAAGGCACGGGCATCGGGCTGGCGGTGTGCAAGAAGATCGTCGAGCGCCACGGCGGGAGATTGTGGGTCGAGAGCACGCCGGGCGAGGGCAGCACCTTCTTCTTTACCCTGCCCGCCGGGCCGGGGGAGGCGGCTCCACCTTTGGGCGGATGACCTGCCCGGCCCGCCGGGTAGGCTGGGACCATGCCCAAACCCACGCTGCTGGCGGCCCTCCTCGTGGGGGCCACGTCCCTGCCCGCGCTCGCCCAGACGGCCCCGGCCCAGTCTTCCCCCACCGCCGAGCAGGCCGCGCAGCTCGTCGAGCGCCTGCTGCGCAGCATGGCCGGGCCGAGTGGCGACACCCAGGTCACCTACGGGGCGGTGCCGGGCACGCTGCCGCTGCGCCTGGACGCGCCGCTGGAGGTGCTCGCCAGCGTCCGCACGGGCCAGCAGGGGGGCGGCTACGTCTACTGGCGCATTCTGGCCGGGAGCGCCCTTCCCGCCGAGGAGACCCGCGCGGCGTTGCAAAAGAGTCTGGAGGCGGGCGGTTGGAAGCCCCAGCCCCTCTACGGCCAGCCCATCGGCTTTGCCACCCAGCAGACGGCCCGCAATCAGGGGTACTACCGCGAGGGGGGCACCAACTTCGTCCTGAATGCCAACCTTGTCGAGCGGGGAGGCCGCACCGAGGTCGAACTCGGCGTCAACGTGGTGCCCGCGCAGGCCATCGCCAACCTGAAAAAGGCGCCCACCTATCGCCCACAGTCCAGCCTGCCGCTGCTGAAGGCCTTTCCCGGCGCGACCGTGAAGGGCGGGTACACGCCGACCGTCCCCAATGGGGCCATCAGCTCCGCGCACGTGCAGACCACCCGTCCGGCGGGCGAGGTCTTCAACTTCTACTCGGCGCAGCTCAAGGCCGCCGGGTGGAAGGCCCGCACCGACACGGCCGACGGCCCCCTGCGGGTGGTGACCTACAGCCTGCGGGACCTCAACGGGCGCGAGGCGCTGGGCACCCTGGGCATCCGCCCCTGGGAAAAGGAGGGGGGCGGCTACGTGCTCACCGTCAGCGTGCAGGGGTTCAAGCCCTGAGGGGAAGCGGCAGGCCGCCGACCGCCGCCCTATACTGACCCCACCGTGCAACCTGCCCCCCCGCTCGCCGGGCTGGCCCCGGCCCTGCCCCCACCCACCTTGCTGCAGGTCTCCGGCGTCCGCACCCGCCACGTTCAGGCGGGGACCGGGCCGCCCGTGGTCCTGCTGCACGGCATCGGGCGCAGCCTGGAGGACTGGTCGGAGACGGTGGGGCCGCTTGCCGCCCGGCACTCGGTCTATGCCCCGGACCTGATCGGGTTCGGCCTGACCGACAAGCCCGACGTGCCCTACACGCTGGCGGGGCTGGCCCGGTTCGTGCGGCACTATCTGGACGCGGTGGGGGAGACCCGGCCCGTCACCCTGATCGGCAACTCGCTGGGCGGGGCGGTCGCGGCGCAGTTCGCGCTGCTGTATCCCGAGCGGGCGCGGGCGCTGGTGCTGGTGAGCAGCGCGGGCTTCGGGGGGAGGGTCGCCCTGGCCCTGCGGCTGGCGACCGTGCCCCGGCTGGGCGAGGTGCTGCTGCGGCCCTCACCCCTCTCGGCGCGGCGGACGGTGGCGAGCCTCTTTCATGACCCCCGGCACGTCACCCCCGAGCGGGTGCGCTGGGCCGAGCACCTCGGGCGGCAACCCGGCGCGGCGCGGGCCTTTTTGCGGGTGGCGCGGCATCTGGGGGCGTGGCGCGGCCTGCATCCGGAGTGGCGGCGCACGCTGGCGGGGGGCCTCGCGGGCCGCGCCCTCCCCACCCTGATCGTCTGGGGCGACCGCGACCGCATCCTGCCCGCCGTCCATCTGGAGGAGGCCCGCCGCCTCTCCCCCCACGCCCGCACCCACCTCTTTCCCGACACCGGCCACGTCCCGCAGCTCGAACGGGCGGCCGAATTCAACCGTCTCGTGCTGGACTTTCTGGAGGAACAGGCATGACCCCCCCTGTCACGCAGCGGCCGCCCGCCGCCCCCGTCGACCCCCGCCCCAGTGGCCGCCGCGTGGCGTGCTCCCAGAGGAGGGCCGAGTGAAGCCCTACGTCTTCGCGGGCGGCGTCGCGGTGCTCACGGGCGCGGCGAGCGGCATCGGGCAGGCGCTCGCGCACGGGCTGGCGGCGCGGGGCAGCCACCTCGCGCTGATTGACCGGGACGGGCCGGGGCTCACGCGGGTCGCGGCGGCCCTCCGCGCCCGGTATCCGGCCCTGCGGGTCACGGCCCACATCTCCGACCTCGCGCACACGGACGGCATTCCCGCCCTGGCGGACGAGGTGCTGCGGGCGCACGGCCGGATCACCCTGCTCGTCAACAACGCGGGGGTCGCGCTCGGCGGCACCTTCGAGCAGGTCACGCCGGAACAGTTTGACCGGGTCCTGGCGATCAATTTTGGGGCGACCGTGGCCCTGTGCCGGGCGCTGCTGCCCGCGCTGCGCTCGTCACTGGGGGGGCAGATCGTGAACCTGTCGAGCCTCTACGGCATCATCGGCCCGCCGGGGCAGGCGGCCTACAGCGCGAGCAAGTTCGCGGTGCGCGGCTTTTCGGAAGCGCTGCGCCACGAACTCGCCGGGCACGGCATCGGCGTGACGGTCGTGCATCCCGGCGGTGTCCGCACGAACATCGCCCGCCGCGCCGAGGTCGCTCCCGGCGCCAGCCCCGCCGAGATCGAGGCCGGGCGCCGCGCCCAGGACCGCCTCCTGCGACTGCCTCCCGAGCGGGCCGCCGAGATCATCCTGCGGGCAACGGGCCGCCGCGCCCCCCGCGTCCTCGTCGGCAACGACGCCCGCGCGGTGGACCTGCTCGCGCGGCTGGTGCCGGGGCACTACTGGGGGGTGCTGGGGCGGCTGTTTCGGGGGTAGCGCGGGTCACGCCTGCATCGGCGCGGGCTCCGGCACGCAGCGCCTCAGCGCGGCAAGTACCTGGGGGTCGAAGTGGCGTCCCGCGAGCGCGGTGAGTTCGGCCCACACGGCGTCGGGTGCCCACGCGGCCTTGTAGGTGCGGGGCGAACTCAGCGCGTCGTACACGTCGCAGGCCGCCAGGATGCGGGCCAGCAGCGGCACGGCGTCCCCGGCGAGGCCGCCAGGGTAGCCGCTGCCGTCGAGCCGCTCGTGGTGGTGGCGTACTGCCTGCCAGACCGTGAAGGACAGGCCGGGCACCAGCCGCGAGAGCCCCGCGCTGTACACCGGGTGGCGCTGCATCTGCCGCCACTCGCGCGGGTCGAGCGCCCCGGCCTTGCGCCGCACCCGCCTGGAGATCAGCAGCTTGCCGCTGTCGTGCAGCAGCCCGGCAAGGTACGCTTCGCGAATCTGCGCCGGACTCAGGCCCAGGTCGCGGGCCACCGCGCCTGCCAGACACGCCACCCGGCCCGCGTGCGCGGTGGGCGGCCAGCCGATGGCCCGGTCCACCACTTCCCGGTAGGCACGGCACCGCCAGCCGGGGCGCTCCAGTGGCGGCGGGGCGGTATGGAAGGGGCGGGCGGGCAGCGTGGGGGCAGTCGGGCACAGCGGCATGGAGGAAGGTCACCTTTCCGGGGAGCTGGGGCGTGGGGCCGAACGAGGCCTCCTCCCACGGTCCCCGGTCAGAGGGGGTGGAAGGAGGCCGGGCGGGATCAGAGCGGGCTGAAGACGAACTTGTCGCAGCTTCCGCCGCGCAGCACGCTCTCGGTGTGCTCGCCCAGGTAGGTCTGGCCGGTGATGGCCTCCAAGGCGCCCCAGACCGCGCCCAGCGTGAAGGTGCACTTGCGGTCACTGCCCATCGGCTCACCCGCCGAGCAGGCCGTGTCCTGGGTCTCGATCACGATGTCCTCGCCCTGCCGGTAGGACCGGGTGACGGCGGCCAGGCAGGTGCCGTTCTTGCCGATGGCGGCGTCGAGCAGGGGCGCGATTTCCTCGACCGGCACGTTGCTGCCCGCGACGCCGAGGTCACTGGCGAGGTTGCGGCCGCGCACCTTCCCGGCGCGGGTAAAGACCACGGCGGCGCCGTCCTCGCCGAGGGTGTCCTCGA from Deinococcus sp. HSC-46F16 includes the following:
- a CDS encoding alpha/beta fold hydrolase: MQPAPPLAGLAPALPPPTLLQVSGVRTRHVQAGTGPPVVLLHGIGRSLEDWSETVGPLAARHSVYAPDLIGFGLTDKPDVPYTLAGLARFVRHYLDAVGETRPVTLIGNSLGGAVAAQFALLYPERARALVLVSSAGFGGRVALALRLATVPRLGEVLLRPSPLSARRTVASLFHDPRHVTPERVRWAEHLGRQPGAARAFLRVARHLGAWRGLHPEWRRTLAGGLAGRALPTLIVWGDRDRILPAVHLEEARRLSPHARTHLFPDTGHVPQLERAAEFNRLVLDFLEEQA
- a CDS encoding HD-GYP domain-containing protein; this translates as MPLCPTAPTLPARPFHTAPPPLERPGWRCRAYREVVDRAIGWPPTAHAGRVACLAGAVARDLGLSPAQIREAYLAGLLHDSGKLLISRRVRRKAGALDPREWRQMQRHPVYSAGLSRLVPGLSFTVWQAVRHHHERLDGSGYPGGLAGDAVPLLARILAACDVYDALSSPRTYKAAWAPDAVWAELTALAGRHFDPQVLAALRRCVPEPAPMQA
- a CDS encoding SDR family NAD(P)-dependent oxidoreductase, yielding MKPYVFAGGVAVLTGAASGIGQALAHGLAARGSHLALIDRDGPGLTRVAAALRARYPALRVTAHISDLAHTDGIPALADEVLRAHGRITLLVNNAGVALGGTFEQVTPEQFDRVLAINFGATVALCRALLPALRSSLGGQIVNLSSLYGIIGPPGQAAYSASKFAVRGFSEALRHELAGHGIGVTVVHPGGVRTNIARRAEVAPGASPAEIEAGRRAQDRLLRLPPERAAEIILRATGRRAPRVLVGNDARAVDLLARLVPGHYWGVLGRLFRG
- a CDS encoding ATP-binding protein, with amino-acid sequence MVRPPTSPVQSDAFAAAAEALAAAQRPEEVVQTLLAHAHAALHVPAAAWLVPRGEGEIAPEPAAQAGDWAERPDAATLRAVWERREFPQPGEGGAAFFPLQAGEAAPLVLLGLAWPGTMGAAEERLARLLAGQAALHLGRLAWASGPDPARESDPVGGLARAALRIGQARGLQAALEVITEEARTLVGAHQSVVSLTVSEDWAQAITAVSLSDKYAAWRDYAVPPDGSGIYALVCRVNRPLRLTQAELEAHPAWRGFGAHAAEHPPMRGWLAVPLVGKGGRNIGLIQLSDRVGGEFTARDEHILVQLAQFAAVTVENARLIELAQAELERRQRAEARLRVLNVELEGRIGAATHELANRAAALDAFVAFGEAVGTQTDVAALAEQAIRVMRTTLGHVSVAYYELAEDRWWGRVWSEDIDPEVVVQLRRGVPVDAPDLARAAASSEAVFVDAWDAEANALPSAVEYGAAAFVPVVTGGEVRSLLAVGTLVARRWTEHERAVMRAVGRSFQLALERAGATALLERQNGELAARTRALEGFAHLTGDLAAQGDPRLFVRRAQEVILSLLPPGYALYYEREGERWRNRVQVGDVGNAELQAFIDAGPRVGVTPSVDVPWETRRPYYQDAYARGSDTPEEIVQHVSTVASLPVLRRGEVVGVLIAVIFEGRPWNATDRTVLETVVSSLGLALERAESVALLAERTAELEQTNAELERSNAELEQFAYVASHDLQAPIRAMTSFAGLTQRRYGDRLDDRGRMYLAQIVESGEHMKRLVDDLLTFSRVHTTQREPETVDSGAVFDAVRRRLERGADLAGARLTRDPLPRVLADPQQLDQLLQNLISNGVKYRREGVLPEVHVRAEREGDFWRFAVRDNGIGIEPQYFGRIFEIFQRLHGREQYEGTGIGLAVCKKIVERHGGRLWVESTPGEGSTFFFTLPAGPGEAAPPLGG